AGGCTCTGTAGTCGGTCGATCCCCGACGTCGAATTCGGCGATCGGCTCGCATCGATATCCATCTCACGGGATAGGGCGAGACTTATGGTGGAGGTGGCCAACCTTTGGATGCACTCCGTCACGCCGCTCTCGATCTTTCCCGGCGTGATGGGCTTCGTCCTCCACGAGCGGATGTGGCTCCTGGGTCTGGTCGTCGGCCTGCAAGTCGTGGTCTTGATTCTCCGGCCCTTGTGGAAAACTCTGAAAAGGAGTCGTCGCGGTGAGGCCGGCCTCGCGCGGTCGCTCCCGCGAGCGGAGCGTGCCCGTTCGCAGCGTCCGGGTGGGGGAGGGCTCATGGCGGACGACGCTCTCACGCGAAGAGATCGCAGGAGGTTGGGCAGGCGTGTGGGCGGTGGATGGTTCGTCGACATGGACGAGGGCGTCGAAGGCGCGTCCGTCATGGCGCCGACCGGCAAGCTCGTCTTCATGGTCCTCCTGCTCTGCCTGCAGGACGGGGCGAGCGAGGTCCATTTCCAGCCGTACCTCGACGAGGGCGGGGACGGCGAACCGTGCGACGACCCCTATGAGGACGGCGCGAGCGGCGGGCTGCGTTACCGGCTCTGGTACGTCATCAACGGAGAGCTGCACGACCTGGTGGCGCCGCCGCGGCATCTCGCCCCGGCGATCGCGGATGAGTTGAAACGCCTCGCGGGCTTGAAATCCTGGCGTGGGCGGCTCGCGGGCCGGCTCCGCGCCGCGGCCGATCGGCTCGACGGCCGTCCTCCTGCGCCGGATTCGGGGACGTTCCGCATCGGGACGGCGGAATGGTCGATCGAGGTCGCGGCGACGTTCCATTCGACCGTGGCCGGCGACTGGTCCGTCCTCGCTTTTCGGACGGCCGGGGTCGATCCGTCGACCGAGGCTCAGGAGCAGCTCCGACGGATGATGGAAGCGCGGCGCAAGGCGCGCGGCGAGACGGGAGAGCAGCCCGCGCCGGACGCGGCCTGAGGACGTGCTCGCCGGGCCCCCCGCGAAGGGGGAAAGGACGTTACAGGGTGGCGAGGACGGCCTCGGCGAGGTGGTCGGCGGAGCCGGGGGCGTGGGCGAGGCCGAGGTAGGGCTCGTTGATTTCGAGCTCCATGAGCAGGAAGCGGCCCTCGCGCTCGACGCCGTCGACGCGGGCGAAGAGCAGGGGGGCGGGGATCGCCGCCAGCACCCGTTCGGCCTGATCGACGAGCCGCGCGGGGGGCGTCGCCGGGCGCATCGTGCCGCCGTAGCGGAACTGGACGCGGAAGTCGCTCTCGGCGGGGGTCTTCGTCAGGGCGTGGCTGAACCCGCCGCCGAGGAAGACCAGCGACCACTCGCCCGCGCCGTTCACCTCGTCGAGGTAGGGCTGGATCAGCATGTCGCGCTGGGCCAGGGCGTCGCGGAGCATGACGCCGGACCGCTCGACGTCGTAGCAGGCGGGGCCGGCGTCGGCGGGGTCGTCCGAGACCTTCCAGGTGTCCGAGGCCCCCGCGGAGATCGCGGGCTTGATGACCGCCCGGGTCCACCCCCGGCGCTCCAAAAGGTCGGGGAGCGAGACGACGTCGCCGGCGCGCGCCAGCTCGGTCGGCACGATGGGGACCCCGGCCTTCTCCAGGCCGAGCAAATAGCCCTTGTGGATGTTGCCGAGCACAGCTTCCGCGGGGTTCCAGAGCCGGCCGGGCGTTTCGAGGAAGCCCTCGAGCCAGCTCCGGTAGGCGTCGGGCTTCTCGTAGTACCACCAGGTCGAGCGGATGACGACGCGATCGAAGCCGTTCCAGTCGATCCCCGGCTGGTCCCAGACGGCCGGCGTCACGTCGCAGCCCCGACGCGCGAGCGCATCGGCCAGCAGGCGGTCGTCTTCATAGAGGTCGGGGTACTGCGCGCACGTCGCGATGGCCACGCTGGGCATGAGTCGCTCGGGGTTGGCGGCGGGGGGCGTTGCGTCGTCCGACGATCCAGTCTAACGGCGCACGCGACGGAGGTCATCGCCGCCGGGTATCATCGACGCGGAGTCGGGACGGGTTCCGCCGGTCTCACCAGTCGAACGGGGAGGTGCGTCGTGGCCGATTCGCCGAGAACGTCGTGGCACGTCGCGCGAGGGCTCGCCGCCGCGGCGGCGGGCGCCGCGGTCGGGGCGATTGCGCCGGTGGCGTTGATGGTGGGGTTCACGGCCTGCCGATGGATGGCGGAAGGGGCGCCCGAATTCGACCGTCGGCTCGACATCCAGAAACTCCGGAGCAGCCTGGTCTATCCGATGGTCGGCTGCGCCCTGGTCCTGGCGTGTGCGGGCTGGGCGACGCTCGGGCCGCCGGGGTTGCACCGCTTCCCGGGGACGTTCGCCATCCTGGCCGCATCGGCCGTCTTCGGCTGGACGATCCTGGGCGGGATGTTTCTGGCGCCCCTGACTCATGAGGACAGCCCGGTGCATCCCATGTTCGAACCGGCCCGGCTGGCAGTCTTTCTCGCGCCGCCGATCATCGCGGCCGTCGTCCTGTCGGCGGTCCGTGCGCGGGCTGCGTCAGCGGAACAGGCGCCTACGGCGCGCGGGTGAGGCCGTCGGCCTCAAGACCCGGCGCGACCTCGGCGGCGAAACGCCGTCGGGAGTCGATACAACGACGACGGCCGGGGGCGAGGATCCCCCGGCCGTCGCGGTCGTGCGTCGAGGCGGGTTCACCAGCCCAGGCCCTCGGCCTCGGTCATGAGTTGCTGGATCCGCTTCTGGACGATGTCGCTGCGGTTCTCCAGGCGTTTCTGGACGAGCGCCCGGAGCTTCGCGACCTTGGCCTCGAGCGCCTGGATCTCGTCGACGTAGCGCTGCTGCCTCAGGTCGAACTGCCGGCCGACGAGCTGGGCGAATTCGGCCTCCGTGGCGGCGACCTCGTCGCGACTCGAGGCCGAGGCCGGCTCCAACCGGAATCCGGCCAGCCGCTTGCTCCACTCCTGGACCCTGGCGCCGATCACCGCCTCCTCGTTCGAGGCGTCGCCGGTGGTGGCGAACGAGGGGTCGGCGGGGGCCGAGGCGGCGGCAGGGCCGCCGTCGGGGCTCAACCTCGCTCGTCGCGAGGTCGTGAACGGGTCGGACGCCGGGAGCGAGAGGTCGGAGGCCCGCAGCGGCGGGGCGAGCCTGGCCGAATCCCTCGCCGGCGTCGGCTCTCGGCGGTCGGGGGAAGTCCTGCGCGGCTGACGGGCGCGGGGAAGCTCCTCCTGGTCGAACAGGCGGACTTCTCGAGTCAACGGCGCGAGGGCCTCGTCGGGGACGTCCGTTTCGAGGACCGGGGGGCGGTCGTCCGGCGCCGGCAGGCTGGGCGTCGACCTCGGTACGGACGGGGGTGCGGCGTCGGGCTCCAGGGCGGGCGTGGAAAGCCTGTCGCTGGTCGGGTCCGCGGCCGGCGGCGCGTCGATGCCGGGCTTGGGGGCGGGCGTAGGACGGGCGTCGTCCGGCTGCGGCACGGGGGAGAGCGTCGGGCCGGGCGTGGGCGTCGGGCCGGGCGTGGGGGTCGGCTGCGGCGCGGGAGGCTCCTGGTCGGGCGACATGTGGAGGCTGGCGAGGACCCGTTGCGGTCCCGCGACCGCCTGCTTCGATTGTTGCTGCAAGAGGTCCTGCAGGTCGGCCTGGAGCCTCTGCGCCCGGGCTCCCTCGCGCGCGGCTTCCACCTGCCGGACGTAGAAGAGGGCCAGCAAGGCCAGGGCTCCGAGGGCCGCGACGACCGCGGTGGGCAGGCTTCGTTTCATGGCGAGGGCTCCGGAAAGGGTCGGAAGGAAGGAGGTTCAGCGAGGCGCGGCGATCGAGCGTTCGAACGCCTCCAGGTCGCGGTTCAGGTCGTCGATCAGGATGGACGTCGGGTCGGGGTCTTCGGACTCGCTCGGGGCGAGGTGTTCGGCTTCGAGGCGGTCGGCGGCCTCGTTGGCCTCGCGGAGGCGGGCGGGCAGGGCGGCGATCTCGGCCCATGCGGGCGAGGGGGGCGGCGGCACGGCCGTCCGCGCTTCCTCGTCGGGGAGGGCGAGCGGCGACATCGACGGGACGACGGGGACGGGCCTCGGCCGCAGCGTGTAGACGCCGGTCGCGGCGGCGGCGAGCGCGCCCAGGGCGAGCAGCTCGCGGCGGAGCCGGCGGCGGGCGCGGGTCGCGGGGGTCGTCAACAAACCGGCCAGCTCGGGCGGGAGGGGGGCGGCGAGGGGCTGCTGGACATGGGCCAAACAGCGTTCGAGCAGGTCGGCGACCGCGACGGCCGAGGCGAAGCGGTCGGCCGGGTCCTTGGCGAGCAGGCGGTCGACGATCGCCTCCAGCCAGGCGGGGATCTCGGGGTTGATCTCGCGGAGGGGGCGGTGGCGGTCGTCGCAGACGCGCCGCAGGACGCCCAGCGGGGTCTCGGCGCGGAACGGCGGGCGGCCGGCGGCGGCGGCGTAGAGAGTGCTCCCCAGGCTGAAGAGGTCGGCCCGGTGGTCCACGGCCCCGCCCGACGCCTGCTCGGGGGCCATGTAGTGGGGCGTCCCGGCGATCACCCCACTGCGCGTGACCGCGGCGTCGGCCACGGCGCGGGCCAGGCCGAAGTCGGTCAGGCGGACGCGCTCGACGCCGTCCTCCAGGAGGATGTTGGCCGGCTTGACGTCGCGGTGGACGATCCCCTGGGCGTGCGCCGCGGCCAGCCCGGCGGCCGTCTGGCGGCCGATGCGGAGGATCTCGGCCAGGCCGAGCGGGCCGAAGCGGTCGATCCGCTCCTGCAGCGAGCGCCCGGGGACGTACTCCATCACCAGGAAGGGGAGCCCGGCCGACTCGACGACGGCGAAGACCGAGACCACGTGCTCGTGCACCACCGCGGCCGCCGCGCGGGCCTCGCGGAGGAACCGCTTGCGCGAGGCCCCGCACGTCGCCAGCGCGGCCGAGAGGACCTTGATCGCCACGTTCCGCCCCAGGGCCGGGTCGTGCGCCTTGAGCACCACGCCCATCCCGCCCCGGCCGAGCACGCCCTTGATCTCGTACGTCCCCAGCCGGCCCAGCGAGTCGGGCCAGTCCGACGGGGCGAGGAAGTCGAGCGCCTCGGGGCCGACGGGGCCGGCGTCGGCCTCGTCGAGGTCGTCGTCGCGGCCGGCCTCGCGGCGGACGCCGGCCAGGCAGTCGTCGCCGCGGACGATCCGGTCCAGCTCGTCGCGGCAGGCGGCGCAGGCGTCGAGGTGCCGTTCCAGGCCGGCCAACTCGGCGGCGGGGAGCCGGTCCCATTCGAGGGTCCGGAGCCGGTCCGAGTCACAGGCGTTCGGGGTCTTGTTCATCTCGGATCTCCTCGATCATGCGGCGGATCCTGGCGAGGGTCCGGCTGCGGGCGATGTAGACGGCCCCGACGGTGGTCCCCAGCTCGGCGGCGACGTCGGCGGGGCTGCGGCCCTCGACGGCCGTCTGCTCGAAGGCCCGCCAGGTCGACGGGGTCGCCTCGCGGCGGGCCTGGTCGCAGGCCCATCGGAAGAGCCGCCGCCGGTGCTCGCGTTCGAAGAGCGCGGTGGCCGAGGGGTCGTCCGACGGCCGGGCCTCCAGCAGCGCGATCATGCTCGTCGCGCCGGTCCCCCGCGGCTGGCCGCCGCCGCGGGTCAGGAAGTTGATGAGCAGGTTGCGGGCGATCCGCGAGAGCCAGCCGCGGAAGCGGCCGCGCTCGGGATCCCAGCGGTCGACCGCGCCGGCGACGGCGCGGAAGACCTCCTGGCAGACGTCCCGCGCGTCGGCGTCCTGCAGCCCCTTGCGGCGGGCGAGCCGGAGCACCAGGGGCTCGTACAGGGTCACGAACTCGTGCCAGGCCCGCGAGTCCTCCGGGTCCCTCAGCTTGACGATCAGCGACCGCCGCGTCTCGGGCGACTCGTCCATGCTCGGTCCTCCCGCAAGACTATACACAGGCCGGCCGGGACCCTTTCACGGAATTCGCGGGGCAGGGTATGCTGGCGGGGGCGACCGGGCTGCGGGCTTGCGGGGGACGGCCATGGACGACGCGACGGGGGCCGAGTCGGAGATCGCACGCCTGACGGCCGAGGCCGCGGAGCTGCGAGGCCGACGCGCCTGGGCCGAGGCCTCGGCGCGGCTGGAGGAGGCGGTCGGCCTCGCCGAGTCGGCCTTCGGCGGCGACGACCCGCGGACGGCCCGCGTCCTGGCCGCCGCGAGCTGGAACGCCTACGTCCGCCTGCGCCACGCCGAGGCGGCCGACGCCTCGCGCCGGGCCCTGGCGATCTGCGAGGCGCGGCTGGGGCCGGACCACGCCGACACGCTCCGGAACCTGATGGACCTGGCCGGCGTCCTCTTCCGGCTGGCCCCCGAGCTCGACGAGGCCTCGGGCCGGCGCGACGCTGCGTACCGGGAGTCCCGCGCCCTGGCCGACCGCGCCCTGGCGGCCTGCGCCGCGAGCGGCCGCGACGACGTGGAGTTCGCCGACTTCCTGGGGGCGGCGGGCTACCAGCGCTACTGGGTCGGTCTCTACGAAGAGGCCGGGCCCCTGCTGTCGCGCGCCTTCGCCCTCCGCCTGCGCCGCGCCGGCCTGGGCGACCCGGAGACGGCCGAGGTCGCCGTCCGCCTCGCCCTCAACCACGAGCGCGAGGGCTACGACGAGACGGTCCTCGTCCCCATGTACCGCACCGCCCTGGCCGGATTCGAGGAGGCGTTCGCCGACGACCACCCCGACGTGCTCGACGCCCGCGCCCGGGTGGCCATGTGGCTCGAAGACGTCGACCGCGGGGAGTCGGCCCGCCAGTACGACCGCATCGTCGAGGCCCTGCTCGCGCCGGGGTCGACCCTGGTCGAGGACGCGTTCCCCTGGTACCTGGACGGCTGCGGGGACCACCTGCGCGAGGCCGGCCGCGAGGCCGACCTGCAGGAGCTGGAGCGGCGGGCGGGCGGCTACGACGTCATGGTCGAGACCGGCCTGGAGGACGTCGACGACGCCGAGAAGCGCCACGGCGCCGACTCGATCGAGCACGCCCGGGCGCTGGCGACGCTCGCCGAGTACTACGCCGACGTCGGCCGCGTCGGGCCGGCCGTCGACGCCGCGACGCGCGCCGGCGCGATCCTGCGAGCCCGCCTCGGACCCGACCACCCGGAGGCCTTCGAGGCGGCGATGCGGCTCGAAGAGGTCCGCGCGGTCGCCGAGGCCGAGAGCGGGACCCCCCGGCCCCGCCGCCGGCTCGGCCGCAAGGAGCCCGACGAGTTCTTCATGCTCACCCGGCCTTGGGCCGACGAGCGCCGGCACGAGCTGATCCGGGCGTACCTCGAATCGATCGTCGGCGTCATGGAGGGGGGCGAGGACGACTCGCGGGGGGCCGTCTGGGCCGTCCGGTCGTTGACGATCCAGGCCGACGCCGACGAGCAGTGGAGCTTCCTGCTCGACCTGATCGCCGCCGCGCCCGACGAGCCCCCGGTCCTCCTCGCCGTCGCCGCCGGCCCGCTCGTCGGCTTCCTCGAACGGTTCGGCGGGCGGGCGCTCGACCGGGCCGCGGCCGAGGCCGCTCGCGACGCGACGTTCGGCCGCGTCCTCAGCGGCGTCCGCCGGAACGGCCTGTCCGACCTGGACTTGGCCCGCCTCCGCGCCATCCAGGCCACCGTCGCCGACCCGCTCCCCGAGACGGGGCCGTTCGGCGGCGGCGACCAGGACGAGGGCGAGTGAATCGCGGGCCGGTCAGGGCAGCTCGCGGATCCGGAGGTTGCGGAACTCCAGGGGGGAGCCCTCGGCCTCCAGGCAGAGGTGGCCCTCGGCGGGCTGGCACTGGGCGCCGCCCGAGACCTCCTCGCCGTTGACCCAGAGGCGGATCTCGCCGTTGACCCCGCGGACGTAGTAGTGGTTCCACTGGTTCAGGCCCCACGACCGGTGCTTGGTCGGGAAGCTCCGCGAGCCGTCGGGGGAGAGGGGGGGAAAGGGCTTCATCGTCGACGAGCCGACGGGGAAGACGTCGCCGTGGGTGGTGAACCAGTCGGCCGTCTTGCCGGTGCTCAGCTTGTACTGCTCGGCGTAGCCGTGGTCGAGGATCTGCACCTCGATCCCGCCCGGCGGCAGGTGGCCGGGCTTCAGGTCCGCCAGGGCCTTCGGCGGGGCCCAGACGAAGACGCCCGAGTTGCCCCCCGAACGCAGGTGCCGCCACTCGACGACCAGCTCGAAGTTCTTGACCGCGTCCTTGGTCCGGATCACGCCGACGGGCGTCCCCTTGCAGCGGATCTCGGCCTTGTCGTCGGCGAACGTCCAGGTGTCGGCCTCGTCGTTGACGTGCGCGAAGTCCGCCTCCTTCAACGGCCGCCAGCCGGGGCCGACGCCCACGACCAGCTCGCCCGGCTGGCGGGCGGCCTCGGCCGGGGGCTCCTCGGCGGTCGCGAGGGCCGGGATCGACATGCAGAGGCAGAGGAACGCGAGTCGCTTCATGGGTACTTGGTCCTGAAGGGGGCGGGGCGGTCAGCGGGCGGCGACGGTTTCGTACGCGACGCGGGCGATCTCGGCCGCGAGCTTCGGCGCGGCGCGGTCGGCCTCGATCCCCCGGGTCATGACGACCAGGACGAACGGCCTGCGGCCGGCCGGCTCGACGACCGCGGCGTCGTGGTAGACGTTGGTGATCGAGCCCGTCTTGTGGGCGACGGAGACCCCCTTGGGCAGGCCGGCGGGGATCCCGTCGTTGAACTTCTGGGCGCGGAGCACGTCGAGCATGGCGGCGGACGCGGCCTTCGACACGGCGGTCCCCTCCGCCAGCCGCCCGAGGATCGTCATCATCCCCCGCGCCGTGCCGGAGTTGTTCAGGCCCGCCTCGAACGCCCGGTCGTCCTCGACGCCGCGGAGGACTTGCAGATCGCCGGCGCCCAGCTCCTTCATGAACGCGGTGACGGCCTTCGCCGAGACCTTGTCGATCAGGATGTTGGTGGCGAGATTGCTGCTCTCGGTGATCATCAGGAAGGTCAGCTCGCGGACCGTGGCGGTCTCGCCGACGCGGCCGTAGAGCTTCGTCTCCGAGTCGTCGGCGGCGTCGAGCGAGAAGGGGCTGCCGTCGGCGATGCTGACGAACGTGTTATTGACCTCGATCGGCTCGTCCAGGCCCAGGGTCCCGGCCTCGACGCGGCGGTAGATCTCCAGCATGACCGGCACCTTCATCGTACTGGCCGGGTGGATCGGCTCGTCGGCCCGGATCAGGTGCGTCGCGCCGGTCTCCAGGTCGTGCAGGGCGACCTCGACGAGCGCCCCGCGCCCGAACGGCGCGGTCAGCGCCGCGACCTTCTCTTCGAAATCCCCGGCGCGGGCGGCTGCGGAGAGGCCCGCGATCGCGAGGCAGGCGATGATCCAGGCTCTCGCCATGGGCGGTGGGTCCTCGACGGGATGCGCGTTCGATTCCACCTTGCAAGGGCGGTGAGTATAGCGGCTCGCCGCCGGCCGATCTACGGCCTGGCGGCGGCCCGTCGGGCTCCCCCCTGACGTGGTTTCGTGTCAGTTCAAACATTTTGTTTTCATTATTGACAAGTCGTGGGCCGTCGGTCGAGATTGATGGATGGAACCCCGCGTGATCCCACGCCGACCCGCATCCGGGGCGGGCATGGAAGGTGTCGACGTCGGCGCCGGGGTCCAGTCGGCCGAGGAGCCCTGAATATGCTCGCTTCCATGTTCCACGCCGCCTCGCCCGGGACGGGCCGACGCGCCCGCGCCTTCGTCCCGACCCTGGCCGGCGTGTGGCTGGAGCCGCGGCGGCTTCTCAGCCTCGGCCCCAACTGGTCGCGAGCGGAAGCCGTCCGCTTCTATCGGGACGTCTTCGAGCCGACCGGCGCGGCCGTCCCGCAGTGGGACGGGAACGTCGACGCCGGCGTGGCCGGCGCCCTGGGCGACGACTATCGCAAGGCGATCCTCGCCCGCGTCAACGCCTATCGGACGATGGCGGGAGCCCCCGCCATCGGCGCGATCGACCCGACGATGTCGTACTACTCCCAGCAGGCGGCGCTCATGATGAGCGCGAATGGGCGGTTGAGCCACACCCCCGACCCGAGCTGGAAGTTCTACTCGGCCGACGGCGCGATCGGCGCGGCGAGGTCGAACCTCCACCTCGCATCCGGCGACTACGCGGTCGACGGCTACATCCTGGACCCCGGCCCGACCAACGGCCCGACGGGCCATCGTTGGTGGTCCCTCAACCCTCGCGTGGCGATGATCGGCGTCGGGGACGTCCCCGGGTCGCTGTCGCAGGATCGCGCGGCGAACGCCCTGTCGTTCGGGCTTGGGACGTCGGCGGTCGAGAGCACGGTCGTGGCGTGGCCGCCCGAGGGCGCCTTCCCCTCGGCCCTGGTCCCCGACCGATGGTCTTTCATCGACTACGCCGACGAACAGCGGTTCGATGACTCGGGGATCCACTACAAATACGACTACACCTCGGCGGTCGTCCGGGTGACGAGCAACGGCGAGCCGCAGGCCGTGGTCGTGGAATACAGCAGGGGAGTTTTCGGAAACTACCTCGTCTTCTCGGGGATCCAGCTTCCCGGCCTGGCCATGAACGCCGACGTCGCGGTGGACGTGACGATCGACGACGTCCTGGTTTGGGGCGTCCCGCAGTCGATCCATTACACGACGAGGATCTTCTCGACGGAAGGCCTGGAGCCCGTCTACGCGGACTTCGGGAGCGACGGCCTCTGGCGGTTCAGCGAGGCCGAAGGATCAAGCAGGATCACCGAGGCCGACCCCGACGCCTTCGTCGCCAGCCGCGACGGGACGCTCTACATCGACTTCGGCGCTTTCGGCCTCTGGAGCTGGGGCGACCTGCAGGGGGTCCGGAAGCTGAACGACGCCGATCCCGAGTCCATGGCGGCCGGCTCCGACGGCTCGCTCTTCGTCGACTATGGCGCGTACGGCCTGTGGCGCGTCGCGGCCGATTCGGGGTTTCACCTGCTGAGCGGGGCCGATCCCGAGTCGATGGAGGCCGGCCCCTACGACTCGATCTACGTCGACTACGGGTCGTACGGCACCTGGGCCTGGAAGGGGGCGACGGGCTTCCGGAACCTGACCGCGGCGAATCCGGAACAGCTGGCGATCGAGCCGGACGGCTCGCTCGACGTCGACTTCGGTCCGTACGGCGTGTGGAACTGGCGCGAGGGCGGCGGCTTCGTCTTCCTCGACGCGTCGAATCCCGAGTCCATGGCCGTCGGCGCGAACGGGTCGCTCTACCTGGACCTCGGGCCGGCGGGGCTCTGGCAGTGGATAAGAGTGGGCGGGCCGCGTTCGGCCCAAGGATCCCTCCAGCCGCTGCACCCTGCCGACCCGACGTCCGTCGTGGCGCAACCCTCGTTCTC
The DNA window shown above is from Paludisphaera mucosa and carries:
- a CDS encoding ATP-grasp domain-containing protein, translating into MPSVAIATCAQYPDLYEDDRLLADALARRGCDVTPAVWDQPGIDWNGFDRVVIRSTWWYYEKPDAYRSWLEGFLETPGRLWNPAEAVLGNIHKGYLLGLEKAGVPIVPTELARAGDVVSLPDLLERRGWTRAVIKPAISAGASDTWKVSDDPADAGPACYDVERSGVMLRDALAQRDMLIQPYLDEVNGAGEWSLVFLGGGFSHALTKTPAESDFRVQFRYGGTMRPATPPARLVDQAERVLAAIPAPLLFARVDGVEREGRFLLMELEINEPYLGLAHAPGSADHLAEAVLATL
- a CDS encoding serine/threonine-protein kinase → MNKTPNACDSDRLRTLEWDRLPAAELAGLERHLDACAACRDELDRIVRGDDCLAGVRREAGRDDDLDEADAGPVGPEALDFLAPSDWPDSLGRLGTYEIKGVLGRGGMGVVLKAHDPALGRNVAIKVLSAALATCGASRKRFLREARAAAAVVHEHVVSVFAVVESAGLPFLVMEYVPGRSLQERIDRFGPLGLAEILRIGRQTAAGLAAAHAQGIVHRDVKPANILLEDGVERVRLTDFGLARAVADAAVTRSGVIAGTPHYMAPEQASGGAVDHRADLFSLGSTLYAAAAGRPPFRAETPLGVLRRVCDDRHRPLREINPEIPAWLEAIVDRLLAKDPADRFASAVAVADLLERCLAHVQQPLAAPLPPELAGLLTTPATRARRRLRRELLALGALAAAATGVYTLRPRPVPVVPSMSPLALPDEEARTAVPPPPSPAWAEIAALPARLREANEAADRLEAEHLAPSESEDPDPTSILIDDLNRDLEAFERSIAAPR
- a CDS encoding sigma-70 family RNA polymerase sigma factor, producing MDESPETRRSLIVKLRDPEDSRAWHEFVTLYEPLVLRLARRKGLQDADARDVCQEVFRAVAGAVDRWDPERGRFRGWLSRIARNLLINFLTRGGGQPRGTGATSMIALLEARPSDDPSATALFEREHRRRLFRWACDQARREATPSTWRAFEQTAVEGRSPADVAAELGTTVGAVYIARSRTLARIRRMIEEIRDEQDPERL
- a CDS encoding tetratricopeptide repeat protein, which gives rise to MDDATGAESEIARLTAEAAELRGRRAWAEASARLEEAVGLAESAFGGDDPRTARVLAAASWNAYVRLRHAEAADASRRALAICEARLGPDHADTLRNLMDLAGVLFRLAPELDEASGRRDAAYRESRALADRALAACAASGRDDVEFADFLGAAGYQRYWVGLYEEAGPLLSRAFALRLRRAGLGDPETAEVAVRLALNHEREGYDETVLVPMYRTALAGFEEAFADDHPDVLDARARVAMWLEDVDRGESARQYDRIVEALLAPGSTLVEDAFPWYLDGCGDHLREAGREADLQELERRAGGYDVMVETGLEDVDDAEKRHGADSIEHARALATLAEYYADVGRVGPAVDAATRAGAILRARLGPDHPEAFEAAMRLEEVRAVAEAESGTPRPRRRLGRKEPDEFFMLTRPWADERRHELIRAYLESIVGVMEGGEDDSRGAVWAVRSLTIQADADEQWSFLLDLIAAAPDEPPVLLAVAAGPLVGFLERFGGRALDRAAAEAARDATFGRVLSGVRRNGLSDLDLARLRAIQATVADPLPETGPFGGGDQDEGE
- a CDS encoding 3-keto-disaccharide hydrolase, with the translated sequence MKRLAFLCLCMSIPALATAEEPPAEAARQPGELVVGVGPGWRPLKEADFAHVNDEADTWTFADDKAEIRCKGTPVGVIRTKDAVKNFELVVEWRHLRSGGNSGVFVWAPPKALADLKPGHLPPGGIEVQILDHGYAEQYKLSTGKTADWFTTHGDVFPVGSSTMKPFPPLSPDGSRSFPTKHRSWGLNQWNHYYVRGVNGEIRLWVNGEEVSGGAQCQPAEGHLCLEAEGSPLEFRNLRIRELP
- a CDS encoding serine hydrolase; protein product: MARAWIIACLAIAGLSAAARAGDFEEKVAALTAPFGRGALVEVALHDLETGATHLIRADEPIHPASTMKVPVMLEIYRRVEAGTLGLDEPIEVNNTFVSIADGSPFSLDAADDSETKLYGRVGETATVRELTFLMITESSNLATNILIDKVSAKAVTAFMKELGAGDLQVLRGVEDDRAFEAGLNNSGTARGMMTILGRLAEGTAVSKAASAAMLDVLRAQKFNDGIPAGLPKGVSVAHKTGSITNVYHDAAVVEPAGRRPFVLVVMTRGIEADRAAPKLAAEIARVAYETVAAR
- a CDS encoding CAP domain-containing protein — protein: MLASMFHAASPGTGRRARAFVPTLAGVWLEPRRLLSLGPNWSRAEAVRFYRDVFEPTGAAVPQWDGNVDAGVAGALGDDYRKAILARVNAYRTMAGAPAIGAIDPTMSYYSQQAALMMSANGRLSHTPDPSWKFYSADGAIGAARSNLHLASGDYAVDGYILDPGPTNGPTGHRWWSLNPRVAMIGVGDVPGSLSQDRAANALSFGLGTSAVESTVVAWPPEGAFPSALVPDRWSFIDYADEQRFDDSGIHYKYDYTSAVVRVTSNGEPQAVVVEYSRGVFGNYLVFSGIQLPGLAMNADVAVDVTIDDVLVWGVPQSIHYTTRIFSTEGLEPVYADFGSDGLWRFSEAEGSSRITEADPDAFVASRDGTLYIDFGAFGLWSWGDLQGVRKLNDADPESMAAGSDGSLFVDYGAYGLWRVAADSGFHLLSGADPESMEAGPYDSIYVDYGSYGTWAWKGATGFRNLTAANPEQLAIEPDGSLDVDFGPYGVWNWREGGGFVFLDASNPESMAVGANGSLYLDLGPAGLWQWIRVGGPRSAQGSLQPLHPADPTSVVAQPSFSVRLAWSEQALYISYGAFGLWRWKPGALGGAFRLVDARSPQGVVTR